A stretch of Crossiella cryophila DNA encodes these proteins:
- a CDS encoding MFS transporter — translation MLLRNKNFALVWVGQVLSQGGTRVYQIALLWWLLGSLPADTRGLASGAFLVMGALPPLLLVRQIGRRLDRRPSRTVLLRAEIIACAVVTVLAILATQDAVSPWMVYPVALVLATCQAFFDPCLLKALPELVHGKDLERAVGFGAATQSVANFAGAAFGAVLLATVGFTGAIWLNAASYAIAALCLTAAKFTPVPAPPAPPAGAPATDGGTWHFLGSMPGVRPLLVCFAAANFFSAPTLLVLPLYTKLVLEQGAGTLAILEAALWLGLLLGAFLAASIPTGSRTIRFGAVCIALFGLCLAVPGLLVDQWVYAIALAASGWFLGVSNVKFTALFQQVVPNEVKGRFFAALQAAISATFPIAFLAFGAFGDAVSPQLLTLAQAGGLLVLALALSRLREPKPVMA, via the coding sequence CAGCCTGCCCGCCGACACCCGCGGACTGGCCTCCGGCGCGTTCCTGGTGATGGGCGCGCTGCCGCCACTGCTGCTGGTGCGCCAGATCGGCCGCCGCCTGGACCGCCGCCCCAGCCGCACCGTGCTGCTGCGTGCGGAGATCATCGCCTGCGCGGTGGTCACCGTGCTGGCGATCCTGGCCACCCAGGACGCGGTCTCGCCGTGGATGGTCTACCCGGTCGCGCTGGTGCTGGCCACCTGCCAGGCCTTCTTCGACCCCTGCCTGCTCAAGGCACTGCCGGAACTGGTGCACGGCAAGGACCTCGAACGCGCGGTCGGTTTTGGCGCGGCCACCCAGTCGGTGGCCAACTTCGCCGGCGCGGCCTTCGGCGCGGTGCTGCTGGCCACGGTCGGCTTCACCGGCGCGATCTGGCTCAACGCGGCCAGCTACGCCATCGCCGCCCTCTGCCTGACCGCGGCGAAATTCACCCCGGTCCCCGCCCCGCCCGCACCCCCGGCCGGCGCACCCGCCACCGACGGCGGCACCTGGCACTTCCTGGGATCGATGCCCGGGGTGCGGCCGTTGCTGGTGTGCTTCGCCGCCGCCAACTTCTTCTCCGCGCCCACCCTGCTGGTGCTGCCGCTCTACACCAAACTCGTGCTGGAGCAGGGCGCGGGCACCCTGGCGATCCTGGAAGCCGCGCTGTGGCTGGGTTTGCTGCTGGGCGCCTTCCTCGCCGCGAGCATTCCCACCGGCAGCCGCACCATCCGCTTCGGCGCGGTCTGCATCGCGTTGTTCGGCCTGTGCCTGGCGGTGCCGGGACTGCTGGTGGACCAGTGGGTGTACGCGATCGCGCTGGCGGCCAGCGGCTGGTTCCTCGGCGTGTCCAACGTCAAGTTCACCGCGCTGTTCCAGCAGGTCGTGCCCAATGAGGTCAAGGGCCGCTTCTTCGCCGCGCTGCAGGCCGCGATCAGCGCCACCTTCCCGATCGCCTTCCTGGCCTTCGGCGCGTTCGGCGACGCGGTCAGCCCGCAGCTGCTGACCCTGGCCCAGGCCGGGGGACTGCTGGTGCTCGCGCTCGCGCTGTCCCGGCTGCGCGAGCCGAAACCGGTGATGGCCTAA